One genomic segment of Kiritimatiella glycovorans includes these proteins:
- a CDS encoding PEP-CTERM sorting domain-containing protein yields MKAMRVMAVLIGVAGLAMTAQATDYLWQGGTSTNFGDAGNWTPAGTSFATDDNYRLTNETSITTADGNFSVGGFKLTDDSSLRITSGSTFTINENNVTKFYEGSLIVDGTFDAGGNRLEPAGAAGKTVDITVNGDWINPGNSFWGKQVFVNIDVNGDFLFKGSGMGSDYSTYSHVVSVNTGGLFDVYFDIIMKSGTDNETAIYLNGGTLNFNNRLAGLDGYDYSNLTINGDDGIIFTAPDSKITLDSNRVTEVNGWISDGALSSTVGDLQVSYDADSDLTTVIPEPATIGLLGAAMGGLMIVRRRLR; encoded by the coding sequence ATGAAGGCGATGAGAGTGATGGCCGTGCTGATCGGCGTGGCGGGTCTGGCGATGACCGCGCAGGCGACGGATTATCTGTGGCAGGGCGGAACGTCAACGAATTTCGGCGACGCGGGAAACTGGACGCCGGCGGGCACCTCGTTTGCGACCGATGACAACTACCGGTTGACGAACGAGACCAGCATTACCACCGCCGACGGCAATTTCAGTGTCGGCGGATTCAAACTCACGGACGATAGCTCGCTGCGGATAACGTCCGGGTCGACGTTCACAATAAACGAGAATAACGTAACCAAATTCTATGAAGGTTCGCTTATCGTCGACGGTACGTTCGACGCAGGCGGAAACCGGCTCGAACCCGCCGGTGCCGCGGGTAAGACCGTGGATATCACCGTGAACGGGGACTGGATCAACCCGGGCAACAGTTTCTGGGGAAAACAGGTGTTTGTGAATATCGATGTAAACGGTGACTTTTTGTTCAAAGGGAGCGGAATGGGATCGGATTACAGCACCTACAGCCATGTGGTTTCCGTGAACACCGGCGGATTATTCGATGTTTATTTCGACATAATCATGAAGTCGGGTACCGATAACGAAACGGCGATCTACCTCAACGGCGGTACGCTGAATTTCAATAACCGGCTGGCGGGGCTGGATGGGTACGATTATTCCAACCTGACCATCAACGGCGACGACGGGATCATCTTCACGGCGCCGGATTCGAAGATCACGCTTGATAGCAACCGGGTGACCGAGGTCAACGGCTGGATCAGCGACGGCGCGCTCTCGTCGACCGTCGGCGATCTGCAGGTCAGCTACGATGCGGACAGCGACCTCACGACCGTCATTCCCGAACCGGCGACCATCGGCCTGCTCGGCGCGGCGATGGGCGGTCTGATGATCGTGCGGCGGCGTCTGCGGTAA
- a CDS encoding PEP-CTERM sorting domain-containing protein — protein sequence MKAMRVMAVLIGVAGLAMTAQATNYLWQGGTSTNFGDAGNWTPAGTSFATDDNYRLTNQTSITTADGNFSVGGFELTDDSSLRITSGSTFTINENNVTKFYEGSLIVDGTFDAGGNRLEPIGAAGKTVDITVNGDWINPGNSFWGKQVFVNIDVNGDFLFKGSGMGSDYSTYSHVVSVNTGGLFDVYFDIIMKSGTDNETAIYLNGGTLNFNNRLAGLDGYDYSNLTINGDDGIIFTAPDSKITLDSNRVTEVNGWISDGALSSTVGDLQVSYDADSDLTTVIPEPATIGLLGAAMGGLMIVRRRLR from the coding sequence ATGAAGGCGATGAGAGTGATGGCCGTGCTGATCGGCGTGGCGGGTCTGGCGATGACCGCGCAGGCGACGAATTATCTGTGGCAGGGCGGAACGTCGACGAATTTCGGCGACGCGGGAAACTGGACACCGGCGGGCACCTCGTTCGCCACCGATGATAATTATCGGTTGACGAACCAGACCAGTATTACCACCGCCGACGGCAATTTCAGTGTCGGCGGATTCGAACTCACGGACGATAGCTCGCTGCGGATAACGTCCGGGTCGACGTTCACAATAAACGAGAATAACGTAACCAAATTCTATGAAGGTTCGCTTATCGTCGACGGTACGTTCGACGCAGGCGGAAACCGGCTCGAACCCATCGGTGCCGCGGGTAAGACCGTGGATATCACCGTGAACGGGGACTGGATCAACCCGGGCAACAGTTTCTGGGGAAAACAGGTGTTTGTGAATATCGATGTAAACGGTGACTTTTTGTTCAAAGGGAGCGGAATGGGATCGGATTACAGCACCTACAGCCATGTGGTTTCCGTGAACACCGGCGGATTATTCGATGTTTATTTCGACATAATCATGAAGTCGGGTACCGATAACGAAACGGCGATCTACCTCAACGGCGGTACGCTGAATTTCAATAACCGGCTGGCGGGGCTGGATGGGTACGATTATTCCAACCTGACCATCAACGGCGACGACGGGATCATCTTCACGGCGCCGGATTCGAAGATCACGCTTGATAGCAACCGGGTGACCGAGGTCAACGGCTGGATCAGCGACGGCGCGCTCTCGTCGACCGTCGGCGATCTGCAGGTCAGCTACGATGCGGACAGCGACCTCACGACCGTCATTCCCGAACCGGCGACCATCGGCCTGCTCGGCGCGGCGATGGGCGGTCTGATGATCGTGCGGCGGCGTCTGCGGTAA